The Anser cygnoides isolate HZ-2024a breed goose chromosome 4, Taihu_goose_T2T_genome, whole genome shotgun sequence region AAACAAGATAATGGTTACAAGGTAAACCTGTATGATCTATTTTCTGGATTTTGGTTGctttttagtaattttttcCATGTAGAGACACTAATACTATTGTGTATAGTTCCTATCATGTTATCAACCAAACAAATAGGTAGTTTGATTCTTGAGATCTCTGATCTAGACATATGTATTGAGAGCTAGTAGTGAGAGTAATAACACAATATCTTagctttaaaaagcagaaaggtaAGTATAGTTTTGGAACTTTTGGAACACTTTAAATGACCTCTTTTCAAAAAACATTGGTCGTTCCTCCAattcatgattttaaaaagatgtctTTACctttacaaatacaaataataaaatatgttgaACACAATGAGTTCCTTGTACAAATCATTTTGATCGAATTCCATTAATTTcatataatgtatttttgttttgctaaattACGCAATTATCagtgtgccttttttttttagtatttcaagaaacaaatgacagaagtctgtttttcactaaaaaaaacaTGGCTGAGTTGCATGTCTGCCAATCACTTAGCTGAACTTGTCATATACTGGCTGTGTTAAGAACACAAAAATGGAGGTTAGGAaatcttttttgtctttttattagaaaaagaagCTATTAACAGGGAGGATTTCTTGCTGCCTGTTGCTTCAGAACTTCTTGTCCTATTgtttgaattgctttttttttaatgtttcatgtATTCTTTTTGATAGCTTTTTCACATCCGTTTGGATATTTTatcaattacttttaaaattaatttaatttttgttgatgttttttgttatttgagCTACATGTATACATGACCCAGATGCTGTTAGGTATCTCTCCTTAAATCTGCGGTTTGTAAACCATCAGTAGGAGGAGCTGTGCAAACAACTgccaaaaattaaaacataattctGTTTATACATAAAACATAAAGCCTGCTGTTGGATGTgtaggcaattaaaaaaaaacaacagaggacTAAAGTAATGAACATCTTGAAACTTAATTGAATTTGTGCTTGCTGTTGTGGCAAGGCTGCTGCAGTAGGCAGCTACAAGGGTTTTGTGcctttctctttaatgtttttcgTGATAAATGCATTTCATTGACACTTATTTTCTCTAAAGAATTCTTTTATATATAACAATTATATCTCAAAATCATGTGGAAAGTACCTGAAATATCATGGGGAATTCAATATCATCAATTCCAAGGCTAGCAGCCAGACTGATATTTGAATCTTCTCAGTAAATGAGCTGAGCCTCGTTTTGTGTTTCATTATCAACTTCAGTATGCTCTGATGAAAtataatagcttttttttgtaGAACAAAAATGGGGTTTGAGAGGAAACACTGGGAATATGAACAGAGAAATATTCTGGGTATACTTTAGTTGAATTTACTGTAATATCCTATCAAATACATCTCAGCCAACAGAAAATTGCAAAGCTATCCTACATTATTAATGACCAAAATACTCTCTTACCACATTTATCATTTAGGTTTACTGGGAAAATGGTGCTCAGATCATTTCCCCTCACGACAAAGGAATTTCTCAGGCTATTGAGGAGAATCAAGAGCCATGGCCTCAGGCTTGGGATGATAAACTAATTGACAGCAGCGTGCTACTTCATGACCCTTATGCCACTGTCAATAAGGAATATTTCAAAGACATACAGAAACAGTGCTTTCACAGGTAACTGATGTTAACTCTGCTAAGGTATGGGATTTTCCATCTGGTGTGTCAGCATGGCAGTTTAAATTGATCAAACTCAGGGCAGCCAcaattctgctgtgtttttcagttctgtctgTGATCATTCCTGTGATCTTTTGCAGTAGTACTGGCAGTGGCATGGTGACGTAGCAAGCAAGTTAATGAAGTTGTTCTGGCAGAAATCTAACCCAGCAAAAGTTAGTTTCTGATTATATTTTCTCCCTGGACTAGTGTGGCCATGCATCAGCCAAATGCTGCTGGAAGATTGGGACTATTCTGTGCAGCTAGAGGCAAGCTAAGGGTTGGCACTGACTATCCAATTTAGTGTTGTTGAATCACGGCCTTAAAATGAGCAGTTAAGAGAGGAGGTGAACCAGGCTTTTCAGACAGTTTTGACAGAAGATCTTGCTCTATAATTCTAGCCTTGCATGTGCTCCTGGTAACCTTGGAAGCCTTGCACCAGTGTATTGCTGTCACTTGCTCAGCATAAACTTCACCTAACGAAATGAAGTGGATGTTTCTCTTTGTGATTATCAGGTAGAATCAATTTGTGTGTTAGATAAGCAACAGCCTGTTAATCTGCCTACTTGCATCAAAATTTTAACTACCAGTAGTCACCAGTAACTGATGCTAAAAGCTAAGTCAATGCTACTAGAAAGGCAGGCCTAAGTGAGAaataatgctgcttttttttctgaataggAGTTAAATGTCTCAGGAGTTTGAATGCCTTTACGTGTCTCACATTTTTAGCAATGTAATCTATAAAAATGAATGAGCTCAAATGAGACATGCTCTTCTAGGTTTACTGTGTTCACAGTCTTTGGAGATGGCTTAAATGCCAGATTTGGGGAACTAGAGTCTTACTAGTCagttgtatttgttttccactCACCTCCTTTGAGGTGTATGGAGTGTACTATCTTTCTTATTCCAGTGGTTTCCATGTACCAGAACATTAGATATCTACAATAActttcagagctgaaaaatgtgGCTAAACCAATTTTGAAGCCATTACCTTTAAAAAGCAACctcctttaatttttcatgttaaCCGTGCTATAGAATAATGAGTCACATCAGTTCCCAAACATAGTGAATTTTCATATAGAATATTCTGCCATATTcaagtttaattttaatctgttttatttcaggaatATCAACAAGGAAACAAACTTGAAATTTGTTCATACTTCCGTGCATGGTGTAGGTCATAAATTTGTGCAGTTGGCCTTCAAGGCATTTGACCTTAGACCTCCTTTTGCTGTTCCGGAGCAGAAGGATCCTGATCCAGAATTTCCCACAGTGAAGTATCCAAATCCTGAAGAAGGCAAAGGTGTTCTggtaaatatgtatatattacttattaatatttataaatatatatatacattaataGTTGCAAAGTCTGTCAAGCAACTTGCCTGTCTCCCTTCTGCCAGCAGTCATGGTTATAAATATTggttaaaaatctattttatttctgtttttatatctTTACGTTTATCAAGGATTCATTTGtatcatttcattaaaattcgTAACTCTCTTTGAACCAGTCAGGTAATAATTAGCTGTAACTTTAAACTGTACTTTGTTCTGCTATCTATCAGAATATGCAGCATCTGCACACAGAGCAAAGTAATAcagttccttttaaaaataaataaataaaaagaaaaggtcttTACCCCCCAGTTTTGGAAAGCTTCTAGTTTACATCTGAAATACAAAGACTAAATTGTTCTCAAACCACAGTGGCAATCCTGATCATTAGGAGGCTGGAATTTCTGATATGAGTATgatcattttattattaaagacCCTGTTGAATATAATTACCTTTCGAATCAGGCTACAAAACTGGAATGATATAGGTGAAGTTAAATATCCTGCTCATGCTCAACTGTTGCCAGGCTTATATCCTGTGAATTGGTTAAATGTAAATGAAGTGGTTGGGgtagtgctttttttgttgttgttgttttgtttgtttgtagacACACATCATGACTTCGGGTGTTTGAGATTAAATAAACCAGCAAAGTTTATTTAAAGTctgtaaagaaagcaaaaatgttatttgggAGTATTAATGCTTCTCTGATGTTGCTTATTACTGTTTCCAGACATTATCTTTTGCTTTGGCTGAAAAAGATGGGGCAAAAATCATTTTAGCAAATGATCCAGATGCTGACCGACTTGCAGTGGCTGAGAAACAGGAAAGGTATGGTGACAAACAAATGCAAACCATTTGGGACTTAAAGGTCAGACAGATTTGAGGTATTCTGGCTACCTGTGTTGCAGAATAGTCACAGTAGTCTTTTTTCTTTGGACTAAGACACAGAAATATGTAGTATGAATGAACTCATTCTTTTTTACACACGAGAGAGAGATATAAAATCATGGCAACAGTCCTTGGTACCCAAAACATGAAATGGTTTCTTGAAAGGTATCTTCAGTGATTGCATAACTGGTTTCAGGCTCAAATATTTGTCATCCACAAATTCCAAAAGCCCAGGAGAAGGAGACAGTGCAAGTATCCATTTTGCTCATCAGATAACCTGTTTTCATCTGGTACCACCTTCAAAGATGGCAGTGTTTCTTTCAcgttttttttggtttgtttccatATTTTAGCTGGAATATCCTTGGTTTTGGCCTCAGTTGGCAATTCAGCATTGAGGAAGATACATAAAAAGCTTTAGTTTGTTCTGGTTAtgatgggttaaaaaaaaatggaaaaccactctttttttttttatttattttttattttgtctaaaAACATAACTACCAGAGACTCGGCGGGGTTCTTAAGTTTGTTGTAATTACCACAATTGAAAGTATGGTGCTTTCATTCAACTGCCTCTTTGCTAGTTGTTTAGCAACCCTTAATTGTCACCTAACTTTTGGTCCTGCATCGTTTCCAAATTCCAGTGCAGCTATTTGTACACTAATCCTATACAAATGTAGGCTTCCATAGTATCTGTATGTCTGCTTTGACACAAACTCCTGCTAGAGCACGTTTTCTCAGCTCTCTTAGGCTAATTGTTACCGTGCATTGCTTAGTGCCTGATGGCATCAGTAAATGCAGGAGACTGAGTCTGCTTCTCTTTCACAACAGGTACTGTTTCTGTAGGTATTCATTTTTGCCAATTTGACAGTTCCTCCGTCCCCTTTCATGATTGGCATTTTTGGGCAATTTtgacatctgtttttttcttttttttttcccttcaatttTTCTTGTTCTAACAATGGGTCAgttttaatgtatatatttttgaactatttgatttttttttccaattttccttAATGACAGATCGATGTATTTGTTACCAAGTAGACGAAAACTACTGATCGTTTGAGAATTGTATTTTCATGTCTGTGCCATTGATTTTTCTAATTTGTATctactggctttttttttttttaatttaaaatatgctgGAAATATCACTTTCATCTTTGGATAAATTCATAAGCTGATACGTATGACTGAGGAAGAATATAATTTCAGAATTCTttggggaagatttttttttttcttaatggatACAAAATGTCACGTTACTGTTATTTGGAATTAAAATGTGGTGGGTTTATTTGCTAGTATTCATGTATGGAAGAACCTCTAGATTTTTTCCAGTACTGTCCTTTGAattcatatactttttttctttttttctccagtggtGAATGGAAGGTGTTTTCTGGAAATGAACTGGGAGCTCTTTTGGGGTGGTGGATCTTCACTTGCTGGAAAAATCAGAATAGGGATGCTTGTGCCATCAAAGATGTCTACATGTTATCTAGTACAGTTTCTTCCAAAATCCTGAGAGCAATTGCACTAAAGGAAGGTTTTCACTTTGAGGTAAGCTGTTACAAGTTTATTCTATatccttttatttgctttcctacACGGTGTTTTGTGTCCTCTATCTCTGTCaaacattgcttttatttttaacgtgtttttttttcttcctcactgctGTAGGAAACACTGACAGGTTTTAAGTGGATGGGGAACCGTGCCAAGCAGCTCATGGATCAGGGAAAAGCTGttctttttgcatttgaagAGGCTATAGGTATGAAAGAGAATATTGCGTTCTAGAATCCTGTAAAATAGTGAAAGTGGACTACTGCCAAAAATAGCTGTGTAGCCAAATGGCCTCAACTTAATAGGAGTAATTGATATGATCCGTTTGGCTGATTGATATTACTAGTATGCAGTCCTAATCTCTGTTTAGCACCAGGTATGGTGATGCAGACTAGGTGGatatattttcagtaatggCTATGTAGACTTGGACCGCAAATTCCCTACaagccatttaaaaacaaacaaaaaaaccaaccacatttctttaaatttcaagCTGAGTATGTGTAGCTGACACTTAAGTTTAAACATGAAAGTAAAAACTCCTCCAAACAATACCTGTAAACTGGAAAGACATGGATAAAAGCTATTAGTGTGTGAGACAGGTTGTAAAGATGTAATACAATTTCTTAAGTATCTCAGTGCCTGAAAACCAGAGGAAATGTGACTACCTCATGGATAATTCCCAGTGTTAACATATGCTACTATGTAGGGATACTCACATTTAAGAGAAAGTGCCATACTTGCATTTTTGCTATagtgtgcatttctttttatgagAGTTCCAAAAGTACTCAGGAGCACGTGGCACAGATAAGATACAAATAAGTGCTGAAAATTCATTAAATGCTTTGATTATTGAAATTAATGCTAATTAGAAGGTAAACAATTTTCAAATCCTAGGCTATGCTGAAAAAATTTTTGGTTTAATTCTAAAATGTGTGTAGTATGGCAATATACATTTCTCCTTTGAACAATGTCCCCTCTTACATACCCCTCCTCCACCAGTGCTACTTCTCTATCCCATACCATCTACTTTCCTTATAAAAATCaatcaaatatataaataatatatattaaacttTCCTTTGTTTAGGATATATGTGCTGTCCTGCTGTTCTGGACAAAGATGGTGTCAGCGCTGCTGTTATAACTGCAGAGATGGCTAGTTTTTTGGCAACCAGGAATATGTCTTTGTCTCAGCAGCTGAAAGCAGTCTATGACGAGTGAGTTTGATTATAATTGTCCAATAACCAGATTTTCTCCATGACACATACATTGGTTAACAGGACTTGATAGTAACCTACTGTACATGAAGAAACAGTAGTACAGGAGTATGGTAACAGTGATCTAGAAAGCTCTCCTGTGTCATGGGTATGAATACACATATGACTTGTTTTTATGTAGTTTTAAGTTATtaaaagaattacttttctAATTCTTAATCtgttaatgagatttttttgtagcatttttgcttgtttttttttctgaagggtTTCCTCTATTTGAGAAGTTCTGCTCTTGGGCTCTTTCTTGTACAAAAGACTGGAgttttttgtctgctttcttttgttttccccagtaGTATTGTTGCACTGTGGAGCTCATAGTGCTTCTTGCTGCTTAAACGTACTAGATGTACAAAAACATTAACAGCAGAGTGTGCCTAAGTAGCTCTGGCATATTTACGATACCCATTGAAGCCAGCTTGTTTCTGTCCTGCTTGTAGGGCTATTGGTGATTAAATTCTAGATGGCGCTATAGCTATACTATatcattctgtttttcatttttggatCAATGGTATATGTTGGTTTGTCTTTCTGCTCCTGAATACTGATATTTGAGCTGATTCAGCTGAAGTTCTATAACTGATTCTATTTGTTGTATCCAGCTGGATGTCCCTCAGAGAGCTTTCAATATTAGGTGCTACTTCTTGTTGTAACATATTCTAGGACCTGCAGAAATCAATAGCTGAGATGGTTTTTGGATTTCATGGGGCAGGGCATGTTTCTTACAAGGTTTTGGGGTTTGTAGTTACAaaggaaggagcagcacaggctggTGGATATTTTCCACCTCTTTATGTCTGGTAGCATCATTAACAAAGCTTTGGTGGAACATGAAGAAAGATTCATGGAAAACTCTAGCCTTGGTGCTGCTTGTTTCACCAGTCCTCAGAGCTCTCATTTGTGTGCAGTACTAGACAAGCTTGTTTTAACAACCAGTTAAGAAGGAACCAGGTGGCAAAACCAATGCATAAATTGTGGAATTTATCAGCTGTTGTACATGGTAGTTTAGGTAGGTTCATGAAACAGTAAGACAAACACATGGAAGAGAAAATCATGCCTCGAGCTGCAAATACAGTAGTACCTGACTTGGGAATTCCCTTAACTGCTAGTTGCTCTAGACTCTTTGACGTGCTCTTTTAAATGCTCATTCAGTAAACAAACACCTGCTTCAGCTTGCCTTCAGAATCAGAAAATGTAGCTGAGTGGAACTTAGCAATGCCACAGTGCCGCTGTATTCATAGCCACTGAAGAGGCCTCTGAAATTCATAGCTTATTTAGCGTAAAAGCAGCCTGCAGATGCACCTCAGAGTGAGACTGTTCGTGTCAATGTGCATGGCCACTATTCATGGAAAAGCTACAgatcagaaaacaaatctgtCTTCTTAACAGATGCTTGGTAACTGTGGGGCTTTTCTTGTCTTGCTTtggggttatttttgtttgcttgtttttgtggCTAGTATAGTGTTCCACTTTTCTACtcctttacttctttttttcctggtcagGATTGTCTTGTGAACTGCTGTTGAAGCAGAAGAAACTCTACTCTGTATTTTGGAGGTATAGTACGGGGATCTGTTCTCATTGTTACCTCATCTCAAAGCCAAGGTAGATCAGGAAAAGGACACAGTCCTAACAGGTTCGTTACTTCTTTCAAATGTAGGATAGGCTTTTTTAATTCCCTTGCTGGATTCTCAAGACCGATTTAACAACTATTGACATTCAAGATTTCCGTTTAGGTATAAATGTGTTGCTACTTTAAAAGCCTTCCAGATTTCTAGCATGAACATCCTAGTGTTAGCGAAAGCTTCTGCCCTTCAGACTTTCCCTGGCACCAAGGATACTCTACAACTATTCATCTTTAGGAAAAGTTCACTtaaagcagcagcccaggcttgTATGCTTTCCAATAATATGCTGTTTAGAAAAGTCTGTATTATCAGTCAActtgtttttaatgcagattCTGCATCATATTATCTGGCAGCAAATAGATAACATAAAGAGGTGATGTTTGGGAACAGTTTAGTTAGAAAGACTTTAATGGGAGAGCAGCCTCTGAAGTTGGATTGGGAAAAGGTCTGGAATTACTTTTACTCAGAAGAGGTCAGCTAGCATCCAGTCAAGGGACCTATTTAGAcatatttgtttctcttcctgtgGTGTTTAGATCTTCTCAAGGCAATAATggcacctttttctttttttttccttctgatttcaaAGTAAACTTTCTCATTTTCGATCATTAAGGAAATTTCTGTGCAGAGACCTTTCCCTCTTAAAGTGTGTAAAATAGGGCTATTAGGGTGTcaaagccttttaaaaagtgtaatgGGGTGAAGTTATGCCACAGTTGCGTGACCGTGAGTATAGATTCTTGCTTTATAGAGGGTTATATAATGTGTGTGGTGTACGACTCTAACAGGAACGTTACTTTTTCAATTCATTAGTACCATGTCTTCACAGATACGGCCTCCATATTACCAAAGCTTCGTATTTCATCTGTCACGATCCTAAAGTGATTCAACAGCTTTTTGACAACCTCAGGAATTATGATGGAGAAAACACATACCCAAAATCTTGTGGTAGATTTAAAGTTTCTGGAATAAGGGATCTAACTACTGGGTATGACAGCAGCCAGCCAGATCAAAAAGCTGTAAGTGCATTTTTATTACACACAAtcatgtgtatgtatgtgcaaACACATCCAAAAATATTCTACAGAGAAATACTCTAAAACACATTATGTTCAATGTTGAGTCTAAGATGAGTTACGTTTGGgatgattgttttgttttggtggggAATAAATCAaggttgatttcttttttcctttcttttctttttcttccttctctctctccccatctcccctcTTTCTCTACTCTCCAAGGTGGCTGTctgtggagggagggaggaggatcTTGCTGTAGTGCTGCAACAGTCTTGCATTAATTTATTGTAAGCGTAAGCTAGACAGTCTACTGAGATGTGGTTTGGGGTTCCTCAGCCTTCCATGAgccatgtttctttttcctcctgggGAAGCTCATCATAGAGCAATTCCTGTTTGCAGCTAAAATGTTGACTAGAGTTGAAATAAGCTACCCAGCAGAGATATTTAGCAGCAGTTTTACTACCAGGTTGAGGGTAAAGCTGTCATTTGCCTGTTGTGGTCACAAGACCacaatgctgaagaaaatggaacaaaacttAATTTTAGCTGATGTATTAGTTATATGACATCAGGTcgtgggttttgttttgaagtcagTATAGTCCCTTT contains the following coding sequences:
- the PGM2 gene encoding phosphopentomutase isoform X2 is translated as MEFGTAGLRAAMGAGISHMNDLTIIQTTQGFCRYLEKNFSDLKKRGVVIGFDARAHLSSGGSSKRFARLAANTFISQGVPVYLFSDITPTPFVPYTVTHLKLCAGIMVTASHNPKQDNGYKVYWENGAQIISPHDKGISQAIEENQEPWPQAWDDKLIDSSVLLHDPYATVNKEYFKDIQKQCFHRNINKETNLKFVHTSVHGVGHKFVQLAFKAFDLRPPFAVPEQKDPDPEFPTVKYPNPEEGKGVLTLSFALAEKDGAKIILANDPDADRLAVAEKQESGEWKVFSGNELGALLGWWIFTCWKNQNRDACAIKDVYMLSSTVSSKILRAIALKEGFHFEETLTGFKWMGNRAKQLMDQGKAVLFAFEEAIGYMCCPAVLDKDGVSAAVITAEMASFLATRNMSLSQQLKAVYDEYGLHITKASYFICHDPKVIQQLFDNLRNYDGENTYPKSCGRFKVSGIRDLTTGYDSSQPDQKAILPTSKSSQMITFTFANGGVATMRTSGTEPKIKYYSELCAPPGNSDVEQLKKELDELVNALEKHFFQPEKNNLQRKTE
- the PGM2 gene encoding phosphopentomutase isoform X1, which encodes MAGDAALRRAAEQWLLWDKNPKTSAIVKQLVAEENVEELQKCFGLRMEFGTAGLRAAMGAGISHMNDLTIIQTTQGFCRYLEKNFSDLKKRGVVIGFDARAHLSSGGSSKRFARLAANTFISQGVPVYLFSDITPTPFVPYTVTHLKLCAGIMVTASHNPKQDNGYKVYWENGAQIISPHDKGISQAIEENQEPWPQAWDDKLIDSSVLLHDPYATVNKEYFKDIQKQCFHRNINKETNLKFVHTSVHGVGHKFVQLAFKAFDLRPPFAVPEQKDPDPEFPTVKYPNPEEGKGVLTLSFALAEKDGAKIILANDPDADRLAVAEKQESGEWKVFSGNELGALLGWWIFTCWKNQNRDACAIKDVYMLSSTVSSKILRAIALKEGFHFEETLTGFKWMGNRAKQLMDQGKAVLFAFEEAIGYMCCPAVLDKDGVSAAVITAEMASFLATRNMSLSQQLKAVYDEYGLHITKASYFICHDPKVIQQLFDNLRNYDGENTYPKSCGRFKVSGIRDLTTGYDSSQPDQKAILPTSKSSQMITFTFANGGVATMRTSGTEPKIKYYSELCAPPGNSDVEQLKKELDELVNALEKHFFQPEKNNLQRKTE